The following is a genomic window from Bombina bombina isolate aBomBom1 chromosome 3, aBomBom1.pri, whole genome shotgun sequence.
ATAACAAGACTCTGCTTATGTTTTGCAATATCGGATACTAGTTTTACATACCGCTGCAAGTGTCTGTTCATATGTGCTTACTAACCAGTATCATCTGTACCGCTGCATTGTAAGATTCAACTACTTACAGACTAATAATATCACTGAACAATTGTACTGATATTCAAATTCCAATTTAATTGCAGATATAGTCATATTCTTCTGTGCACTAAGCCTCTATCTACGATCTATTTAACCATCTGCTGCTTATTCTCATGCAGACAGCACAAGGATACTGTATCAAACATCACTTGCTTACTGAGTTTTGCcttattttgtatataatatattttttctctgtttgACTCTGTAAACTATTGATCCTATggtctggtgtgagactgagtggtaactaATATTTGGGTAACCATCTATACAAATCTAACACTCTTTACTCAACGGTTCTTGGAAAGGTTTTCAATCAGGACAAGGCCTCACTGATGAAGGCTATCCTAGACCAAAGAGAGGGCTCAAGACCTACATAATACCAAAAGGTGCAAGACTGGAGATATCTTGAGCTAGAGTTAACAAGAGAAACAGTAAGTATCTTTAACAAAAACATAATACTGCATGGATGGTGGGTGATCTACTACAGGTTAAATGATTATGGCCCGTTTAATATTTTTGTACATAAACACTGGGTGGATTCTTATAGATTTCCATGTTGCATTTGTTTcagttaaagaaaaaaatcataactcAAAAAAATAGGTGTGCACTGTTAAATTTTAATATAATCTTTACAATTAGTTTAATGATTTAACTTTAAAATAACAGCAGAAATGTAATGGTAACTGAACACAGATTAGCCCAGTTATTAGACTTACCTTTTGTTACTGTGCAACACATCATCGTTCATGTTTTCTTTATTTTGAATATTCTTTACCTTTGAGATCTGAATATTTACTgatgtataaaaattaaattttgtttAATTTGCAGTGAACAGCCTTAAAGAAGAGGATTTGATAGTTGAGAGAGAACAACGGCCACCATATAGCTGCCCTCTTACTGCATGGCCCCACCCATTGGATGATCTTTGGGGGTTTTCAGAGCTGCTGTACTAACTGCTGTTATCATCCTGGTCATTGTTAAAAGGAGTGATGATGAAGAACATTCTGTTTTGTCTGTTTGACCAATTTACAGATTACAAACCAAAGATGGCGTCTTGGTGTTCAAGAAATCATTAATGCTAGTGTTGAAGAGTAGATTTACTCTAATCACTTTATAATTATAATGCATTTGAATCTTTTATACCAGTTTTGGCCTTTACCGTTTTAGATTCTAACATACGTATATTGAAGTATGGAAGAGGTAATTAGGAATAGGGGAACACTTATCACACCAGATTAAGCACCACAGGTGAAGCATAGTTGTGATTTTTTTCTAGTTACTTATTGTTTGCATTGCTCCTATGTTGGTGAGAGACAGGAATATATTGGTGCAATGGGAAGATAAATGGTGGTGTAGATCAGACATGATTTAGCTTGAGTGGAGACAAGAATCAGTGGGTTTTTTGGGAGAGAAATAAGTGGTGCAGGATGAATAGAAATCAACTATTCCTAATGTGAAAGGGATATTATTAAGTTGGTGTGGGTAGGATATAAATCATCTGGGGGTTTTGGGAGATTGAAATGCAGAGACTAAAATCAATTAGTGGCATGGAGAGTAAAATCATTTGGGAAGTTAGATTAGATTGTGATATGGGTCCATATTTTGTTAGGGATATAAAAAGGATATGATTAAGCGCTGTAaaaggcgcgaaacgcgtcagggttaATTCCTTGCATCTCTGCATGTTTATGGactttaaaacatttataataaagCATAATTTTTTATCTTTACCCTCGAGAGCTCAGGATTCCTTGCTACTTCATATAAAAAGGATTATTGTCCAAATTAAATGTGAAATGTTATCACTTGCATAACATAGCACGAATATTGAGGGGGCTACTGAGATGTATGCATTTTGCTGTGCGTATGGCGGTCTATTAATATTTCCACCTTATGTATGTTCAAGGTTAATTGAGCCTCACTTCACCTATCTGAGCATATTTCTAGTGGGCGttcctgccattaaagggacagtgtacactaatattttctcccctttaatgtatgTTCAATTATCCATTATACCTACTGTAGTGTATTCAGTTGTTTACAAATGGCTCCTTCatctttattttcttatttgaaatagcctattttaggctagattacaagtggagtgctaaatatcactttttgaaagcgatatttgagctccactgagTAATCCCAGCgaatgctaatgtgcactggtattacaagttgacagcaatgcgaacgtgagcttgttTCAATTTAAATCTATTAATTGAGAGAGACTGTGAGAAGCAGCGGTTCTATCTTTGATGGGAGTATTTGTTCTTTCCAGCTTTTTGTAATACCATCTCACAAATTGTCTGTATTTGAACGtgagctcgtgtttgcattgctggaAAGAATTGCGCTCACGAGAacacgcttctataggctccaatgggagacagcacagaacctaagcgcagcaaaggggggtaAGTGGTGCAGAGATggcagaaatattaaatatatatgattatatataaatatgtatgggttaatatgtgtatagacgcaaatatttatataagcatctacatatatattttactgggaacacacagttcccatagactacaCTGTAATAGAACTTtttagtgttgttttctttttaacaccccactcccaccaactttacccccaaaatattgcctagtgcagtaattttattaaaaaataaagatgctgctatatttatttttttaataaaatacactacactgtattttgggggatttggtggaatttttaaaaaattaaccagagatctgatctctggttaaattcTATAAGTACAACTTACTAACgtgagtgctccacttgtaatctagcactctgTCTATCGTTTCCCCACCCCTACTGAACAATTCTGATCTTAAATTCTGTtacacaaaaaacatgtaaactagAAAATTTAGATAAAATAATACTCTGTTGATGCCTGTGACAGAGATGTGCTAAAAtgttcattgttctctctaagggccaaTGATCTAACGgactctgggctggcgagattattaaagaatgctctgcaatacttctatttccctggtgaaataaTCTAACGCAActtttttaccttgaaaacagggcGTCTCGCTAAGATGCATAAACGGCATGTTTGAAAGGGAAGAAGATGAATAATTACAAAAGCGCACAATAAAATTTGCATGTAAATAACAGAggaataaaaattgtattaaatttacacaacaaatcataatttaaagggacactgaacccaatttttttctttcatgattcagatagagcatgcaattttaagcaactttctaatttactcctattatcaatttttcttcgttctcttgctatctttatttgaaaaaggcaccaacgctatttttggttcaggcctctggacagcacttgtttattgatgggtgaatttatccaccaatcagcaagaacccaggttgttcaccaaaaatgtgccggcatctaaacttacattcttgcatttcaaataaagataccaagagaatgaagaaaatgtaatagtaataaattagaaagctgtttaaaattgcatgctctatctgaattataaaatattttttttggttcagtgttcctttcagtacactgaatgtgcaaaaatcccTTAGAAAAGcacacttaaaagtacaaaatacaaagcataaatgTGGTTTCTTCATAAAATGGACTGTTCATAGGTGTTCCACTGGTGTATACATGAAAAGGTCTCTCTCATCCCAGCGTAATTCTGGTACGATTTCTCAGTATAGATCTCACAAATTTTGTGGACGTTTATCAAAACACCTTAAACCCTAATAGAGAAACACGTGTATATGAAGATAtatgtgattgtaagatgctatgcacagaaagcagcataatgtgatttttaTTAGCCGTAGGATTTCTtttttaaagtgtgccctgttGTGCTGTGCTTACTTCCTGTTTTGGTTTGATGGCACATTGAAgattccatacaaagatgatgtcatcaagtgggcaaAGCTGTGCTAAGAATCAGAGCAGTACAGGAGCCATCTTAAAGGGACCGCCTACTCCAGAATTAttctggtttaaaaagatagaaaatccctttattacccattctccagttttgaataaccaacacagttatatcattacactttttacctatgtgattttaccttgcatctaagcctctgcagacttttcagttcttttgacagacttgcattttagccaatcagtgctgaatcctaggtaactccacaaagTTATCTATGTGGCAaacatgaaccaacgccctctagttgtaaacaaatgtcaaaatgcattcagataagaggcagccttcaaaagggctaagaaattagcatatgagcctacctaggcttagctttcaactaagaaaaccaagagaacaaagcaaaattgatgataaaagtaaattggaaagctgtttaaaatgacatgccctgtctaaatcatgaaagtttagttctgactagactgtgcctttaaggcaGTTAGTGTGAAAGATATAGTGAGAAGAGCTGCAACTCAGGATCAGATAAGTGCAGCTAATAAGAAGTCTAATGTCAGCTACAAATCAGTGCAGCCAAGAAGTGTGATGGgctgctacagatcagtgcagccaaGAAGTGTGATGGgctgctacagatcagtgcagccaaGAAGTGTGATGGgctgctacagatcagtgcagccaaGAAGTGTGATGGgctgctacagatcagtgcagccaaGAAGTGTGATGGgctgctacagatcagtgcagccaaGAAGTGTGATGGgctgctacagatcagtgcagccaaGAAGTGTGATGGgctgctacagatcagtgcagccaaGAAGTGTAAAGggcagctacagatcagtgcagccaaGAAGTGTAAAGggcagctacagatcagtgcagccaaGAAGTcagtcagctacagatcagtgcagcaggatacagcatcagctagtcaggaagagtaagaacggTCAGTTACACATAagttatacagttataaagttagccTGGATTACAGTCTACAGAACAGACTTATTACAGCTGGTCAGGTAGTTCCCTTGTCATCTTGCATAGTACCTGATACTGAGATTacaatagtgctgcatacacagtgtagagcagtgtttttcaaccagtgtgccgtgagagatcctcaggtgtgccacggcagactgacaacagtgtgacatattttttaaactttgcttgttttttactcccagtgcaggggtagtttgtaggaggcatggcataacagcacaatacatacagtatgtgtgtgtatgtgtatatatatatatgctgtattaggctacaatgtgtgatttttttaaaattttgggatggtggtgtgccacaggattttttaatgtaaaaaagtgtgccacggcaaaaaaaaaaggttaaaattcactggtgtagaggactgctaatataaggagtgcagcagccaatcaTTAGAAAGGACTATACATATGTGTATCTATCcctattactgtgtgcaaatctacaggagcaccttgttatgtaatccagtaaataaagtgcccgTCTCTATTCAGAGGTTgccagtgcatcattcatataaagagttaatgtttgctatttaAGGACagctccctgctaactttgctctatggTGTGCAGTGTCCCTTtctagcaagctccattactttccatAGGAGAcctctcgccactcgcagggactgcccccttGTTAGGGTAATTCCACCAGGGCAAACACCTGCTTGGGTCTGTGTGAAAAAAACGCCTCAGGTCTGATTATGTAATCTTCGCCAGATCAATGATGATGATTAATTATGAGAGGGTTCTGCAGAGAATGGGTCAGgactgaactaaatcacaaaataaatgtttgggtttcaaacCCCTTTAACAAAAGCTGCATCCACAGCATCACAAATAGAACTGATCATTACATTTAAAaagatttatattaatttaatcatGAAGTACAATTGCCTTAAAAATGACCTTTAGTTTTAGCCAAAATAATCAaagtattataaaaatatattcatgttgaacatgtgaaataaaaaacaagTATGGAAAAACCTGAACGTGTGCTAAAAATAACTATAAAACTATTTATAACACATTTCATTCTACATTTTTATAGTAATTCAGTTAATCTTATTATAAATTGCTTAGAAGTTTAAACATTAAATCTATTCCATATTGAATTGAAATTataagaaacaattttttttcattcatgatttagataaagcatccaatcttaagcagttttctaatttactcctattaattgtctttgttctcttggtatctttatttgaaaaagcagtaatgtaagcttagacgCCGGCCTATTTCTCGTCAAGCACCTAggctgcgcttgctgattggtggctacatttagccaccaataagcactgtccatgttctgaaccaaaaatgggctggctcctaaacatacatttctgcttttccaaataaagataccaagagaacaaagaaaattgataaattggggcaagttagaaagttgtttaaaattgcatgctctaactgaataatgaaagggggggaaaaaaaaagtgggtttcataaccctttaagttcttaaagtgattgtaaacattccccattataaaatcagatctggaatgttagtgatattttagatggagttgaattcatcagttgtaaaaaagatgcgctataacttactttttaatatagataagaAATTCTAATACCCAGCAGCGCTCTGCCGTCCACatcaaaagtaattttttctgtGAAGTGGACGGCGGAGCGCTGCtgggtattagaatttcatatctatattaaaaagttacagtgcatctttattacaacttattaattaaactccatctaaaatatccctAACATTTCGGATCGGAGTTTATaatgggaaagtttaccatcaccttAATACTTATATATGATTACATATGGCTAGATTAGTGGCACGCTAACAATAGCAAATGAACAATACCGTtttttttgcgctcatattacaagttgaaaaacacAATCGTGAGAGCGAAATCGCATTTTACGCTCAAAGTAATAGTGCAACTGAAAAGCATGCATAAAAGGGTTAGACTTAAAAAGAGGCACTAAACAActtgggatgggtgaatgttttgcaacatttgaaaaataaaactaattgtgatacatttgttcgtttccaatgtttgtacaaaattctaacattagtttaatgtaatctaattttctattcAAATTAcgcaatattcaaataaaaaaaattgaatctatatatttgtatttttaatactctcttcgaatgtttctatttcaaatgttGCATagttcaaatttacatttaaattgatatatttgcaccaattatgtatcaatttactaaattccctaccacatgatctattgaacatctgaatagtatttgttgaaTCGAATGTTCAGGTTAAaatatatgcaacgcgtttcttggtaAACACTGTTTCATCAAATGCCTGATGAAACTGTTTACAGAGAAACGCGTTTCATATATTTTACCTGAACACTTGGATGACAGCTTATACCAGGGGtgtttttttatgatgtttttaactcaaatgtatttgatttttttttaccaaacactCGGAATGTGTTAAATTCTGAGTCCTAAGTCTACGCTACCTTGAGAGTCACCCTCTCCCCACTCCAAACGCTGAGGATCCTGTGTTCCAGCAGTACCGGAGTTCAGCTCTCTGGATGGCTGTAAAAGATCTAGCCTGTGTCTATTGGCATAAGAGATTGCTGTTCCCAAATGTAAGTACCCTGTGTGGAATGGCAttattttgaaatagctgattctgACTGATTCACATGCGGCACCTCTTCTTATCCttctgctatattaatatactttttacctctgtgattaccttgtatctatgcctattcCGACAGCCTCCTTAtcgcatggctatttatttattatctattgacttgcatattaGCAAATTGGTGCTGTTGTGCATAacttcatgggcgtgagcacaatgttatctatatggcacatatgaattaGTCTTgtgaaaagtttataaaaaaaacatgtgataagaggctgtctttagtagcttagaaacaggcagaaatgtagaagtttaaatgttttaaagtatattaatataacaatgttggttttgtgcaaagctggggaatgtgtattaaatgtgttaactattttttttaaacaacaatttttgtGTTCACAGCCCCTTAAAGCTGGTACAGGGACCCTTTATGGTTCTCTTCCTAATTAACAGTTTTGGTCTAGTattctggttttcaaacctgtcctcaggcctccccaacaggccaggttttcaggatcaccttggatcagagcagataaaataaccatgtttactataaAGCTGATAGTTCAGATATCATCAAAATGTAGCCTGTTCGGCctccctgaggacaggtttgaagacCAGTGGTTTAGTTGATTTATAATGTAGTTCTGATCAATTAAAACTAATTAGAATTGTGCGTTAGCTGGGGGCTCTATATAAAAgtttagatgggggggggggtacttttctaacagtttatttaataacattgctaaaaaaaaataaaaaatatatatatatatataaatagtaaaaaaCCTTGGACTAGACCCAGTATGACAGCCAGGAAGAGAAATCACTAGGGGCAGTGCTGCTTCTGTCTGGTAGAGAGAACAGTGGAGCTGGAATTCAAGaaaatgttttataattattacggaaatattatgggggggggggggctttagcaGTTGTGTGATCCTTTGATATTGAAGGAGCCTTTAGGCATTAGGGGGTATTGCAGTTAGGATACTTGTAAGGGAAAAAGTCAAGTAGTGTGGCTGGACCAGTTCAAGACAGGTATTTGCTGTAGGGGAGAGGTTGTGTAATGAGGTGAAATCAGTTGGGGTTAGGTTTAATTAAAGGTTAACTGGTGCAGTGAGAATGCCTTGAAGTTGGGGTGCTGAGAGACCACAGTACACAACCCTATTCACTTTAAATAACATTTGTTTTTTGCTAGAATGTTTAATTGCAGACACATTCTGAACATTTAAACTTAATTGTATTCCATACATTTCTAGAAATAGgttatgttaaaagaaaaaaaaaaaatcttttgaaatGTGTCCTTTCcaaacttgggggggggggtggggggtgggggtggtaatgtaaaaaacaaataagTAGAAATCTCAAAACCATATGAACACCAAACCTCATCACTGTgcataaacaaaaacacacacacacacacaatccttaAAGACATATTGCTCCATTAGCTATAGCTTATTTAACGAGTACCAATGGCTTCAGCCATTAGCTGTCATTTTAGTTGTGTTGTCAATCTCATTTGATCAGTATATTTCAACGCTTAAACCTCTGGTTATAACACAAACATCTTATATTCCAAACATTTTAATGACATCACAGGGTAAGGCAGCAGTTTAATGGTTCAGGATGTTGTGTCCTCATGGGAATTATTAGATGTAAGGAAGTTTCATCCTCACTCTATTCCAGCAGACACGAAATAAACTGCTTTACTGTTAATCACTTAGTGCTATTTCTCTGAGGTTTTCACCCATCTCCATAGAAGAAGTCAGTGAGGTCTCAGAGCAGTCTCTGTATGTTACACATAAGGTTACAAGTCTATGCTTCCTTTGCCTTTGAATTTCTTGGCAGATCGCTCGCTGGATCTCATCTGCAGTTTGCTTCCATAGATGTGCGATATAAATCCGTCAATTTCCAGAGTAAAGACGCAGTTTAACTTGGGAACAACTTTCAGTTTATCTTCTTTAGTGATTATCTTAAATACAAATTTAGTTTCCTGTAAAATGATTCCAGTCAGCCCTACATAGGATGGGCATTTAGATTTTGTGACCATGACTTGTGCTCCGTGCAGATCAGCCTTCAGCAGCTTATTCTGAATCATCTGGGGCTGAGCATCAGGCCGGAGCCCATTACACAAGTCCCGGATGTATTGCTTCCACAGGTCATGCAGTGGCACAAACATCTCGTACTTCTGCTGCTCTGGTTTAATGTCAAACAGCCTCATCTCTCGCTTTTgctttgcagacaaacctttagatTTGCtccgtttcttctttttctttttgtagctGTGCTCTAGAACAACCGCCTTCCTCTCCAAGCACTCCTGGAGAGTTTTCTTCCTCAGGTTCGGCATACTACGCTTTAGGAAGGCATTGACAAACAATTCTGCTTTCTCTGGAGGGTGAAGCTGTAATCCTATTTGCTTTGCCTCTTCAGGAGGTAGCGGCTGATAGATTATGTGAGACATCTCTGTTACACGTGCAGCAAACAATTCTGCTTCTCCGGCGCACGCTAATGACGTCACGAAACGTCAGCGACTGTTCGCGCTTTAAATACTCGTTGGCTATTGCGTCAGTGTTATGCTCTTTTGTAAGCGGCTGCTTTTAAACGTGACAGGCGGCGAgttccataaaataataataattgtcctAGCTGTCAGAATGCAGGTGTCAGATAATTAATTACCCCAGAGTCCTTACTGCAGCCGTGATACCGGCAAAGCTGTCTCTGTGCACTGCCCCCgggatatctgttgtaacaatcatAGGTCTCACCAGATGTGACACTCACGGATGTACTAGACATTGTGTGCTATTGCTCCCTTATGATCTGTACGATT
Proteins encoded in this region:
- the LOC128651478 gene encoding ribonuclease P protein subunit p29-like, with translation MSHIIYQPLPPEEAKQIGLQLHPPEKAELFVNAFLKRSMPNLRKKTLQECLERKAVVLEHSYKKKKKKRSKSKGLSAKQKREMRLFDIKPEQQKYEMFVPLHDLWKQYIRDLCNGLRPDAQPQMIQNKLLKADLHGAQVMVTKSKCPSYVGLTGIILQETKFVFKIITKEDKLKVVPKLNCVFTLEIDGFISHIYGSKLQMRSSERSAKKFKGKGSIDL